In Candidatus Polarisedimenticolia bacterium, a single genomic region encodes these proteins:
- a CDS encoding S8 family peptidase: MPSKPAVFRVIALIVTLLFGQPAQAGLLDPLLDTTQQLLSPLDPLLSGVTGILGKLSGDLLAILDGPADEQIPVVVQTYSAPDSGTLNLLGLLGGVLKSSYSAIPGYSGTVPRGSLQQLASDSNVERISLDAPVKAHLDVAARVVRADRAATLSGWWGAGLTGRGIGIAVVDSGVQLHQDFKRPYGAKQAIEVEVVGHESGLADYFGHGTHVAGILNGNGAASSDALSFRTFKGIAPGAQLISVRALSPDGTGYTSDIIAGIDWVVKYRSSYNIRVLNLSLGHPVYESYRTDPLCRAVAAAVRKGIVVVVAAGNDGSVGTGFGTITSPGNSPTAVTVGALDDKNTVPTTDDVLAWYSSKGPSLVDFVVKPDLVAPGTWIVSARAVSSWLDTAHHELTLQIADYKNDPAHAAQDGAYYTLSGTSMAAPMVAGTAALMLQKDSTLSPATVKARLMKSAVKDTRLVFQTGAGMLDAYGALNATGTAQNSPSPLAMAASDGFVYIQDTAILWGSTWSQGAIWGGDKGKSYGVTLTPVPQAITSGSGAIWGGGAGAKSTLDNAAVTGSGAIWGGDRCSLGSTFGSVEGDGAIWGGDNRK; the protein is encoded by the coding sequence ATGCCATCGAAGCCAGCTGTCTTCAGGGTCATCGCCCTGATCGTCACGCTCCTGTTCGGCCAGCCGGCACAGGCGGGTCTGCTCGACCCGCTTTTGGACACCACGCAGCAGCTCCTGTCGCCTCTGGACCCCCTGCTTTCCGGCGTGACGGGGATCCTCGGAAAGTTGTCGGGTGACCTGCTGGCGATCCTCGACGGGCCGGCCGACGAGCAGATTCCGGTCGTCGTGCAGACCTATTCGGCACCCGACTCGGGCACGCTGAATCTCCTGGGGCTCCTCGGCGGCGTGCTGAAGTCGAGTTATTCCGCCATTCCGGGATACTCCGGCACGGTCCCGCGAGGTTCCCTCCAGCAGCTGGCCTCCGATTCGAACGTGGAGCGGATCTCTCTCGACGCCCCCGTCAAGGCCCACCTGGACGTGGCGGCCCGCGTCGTCAGGGCCGACCGCGCCGCCACGCTGTCGGGGTGGTGGGGCGCCGGGCTGACCGGCCGCGGGATCGGGATCGCCGTGGTCGACTCCGGAGTGCAGCTGCACCAGGACTTCAAGCGCCCGTACGGCGCGAAGCAGGCCATCGAGGTGGAGGTCGTCGGCCACGAATCCGGCCTCGCCGACTATTTCGGCCACGGGACGCACGTCGCCGGAATCCTGAACGGCAACGGCGCCGCGTCGAGCGATGCCCTGTCGTTCCGCACCTTCAAGGGGATCGCGCCCGGGGCCCAGCTGATTTCGGTGCGCGCCCTGTCACCGGACGGCACGGGCTACACGTCCGACATCATCGCGGGCATCGACTGGGTGGTGAAATACAGGAGCAGCTACAACATCCGGGTTCTCAACCTGTCGCTCGGGCACCCGGTCTACGAGTCGTACAGGACCGATCCCCTGTGCCGGGCCGTGGCGGCGGCGGTCAGGAAGGGAATCGTCGTCGTGGTCGCCGCCGGCAACGACGGATCGGTCGGGACCGGGTTCGGCACCATCACGAGCCCCGGCAACTCCCCCACGGCCGTCACGGTCGGCGCGCTGGACGACAAGAATACCGTCCCGACGACCGACGATGTCCTGGCCTGGTACTCGAGCAAGGGCCCGAGCCTGGTCGACTTCGTCGTCAAGCCGGACCTGGTCGCCCCCGGGACGTGGATCGTCTCCGCACGCGCGGTCTCCTCGTGGCTCGACACAGCGCACCACGAGCTGACCCTGCAGATCGCCGACTACAAGAACGATCCGGCCCATGCCGCGCAGGACGGCGCCTACTACACCCTGTCGGGGACCTCGATGGCCGCCCCGATGGTCGCCGGCACGGCGGCCCTGATGCTGCAGAAGGACTCGACCCTGTCGCCCGCGACCGTCAAGGCGCGGCTGATGAAGTCGGCCGTCAAGGACACCCGGCTCGTCTTCCAGACCGGCGCCGGCATGCTCGACGCCTACGGCGCCCTGAATGCGACCGGCACCGCGCAGAACTCCCCCTCGCCGCTCGCCATGGCGGCCAGCGACGGCTTCGTGTACATCCAGGACACCGCGATCCTGTGGGGATCGACCTGGTCGCAGGGGGCCATCTGGGGCGGCGACAAGGGCAAATCCTACGGCGTGACGCTGACCCCCGTGCCGCAGGCGATCACGTCCGGCAGCGGCGCCATCTGGGGCGGCGGCGCGGGCGCCAAATCGACCCTCGACAACGCGGCCGTCACCGGCTCCGGGGCCATCTGGGGCGGCGACCGCTGCTCCCTCGGCTCCACCTTCGGCTCGGTCGAGGGGGACGGGGCGATCTGGGGCGGCGACAACCGCAAGTGA
- a CDS encoding Re/Si-specific NAD(P)(+) transhydrogenase subunit alpha, whose amino-acid sequence MKIVAPRETRPGERRVAIVPESCKKLAQAGFAVSIESGAGDAAIYPDEAYREAGATVETNPAALLGSADVVLKVNPPADTADRTEIQWMRPGAILLGSLMPLRHLEAVRALAARRITAFSTDAIPRTTRAQAMDTLSSMANITGYRGVLLAAADLGKYFPMFMTAAGTVFPARVFVIGAAVAGLQAIATARRLGANVLATDVRPEVKEQIESLGAKYVGVELKENASAGGGYARELTDEDKARQRTVLAEQCAAADVVITTALIGGVLAPKLITAEMVRRMRPGSILVDLAADGGGNCELSRPGETVVENRVRILAPLNLPSSMPTHASLLFSRNLAAFVLAFTRDKAFHLDLGDDIQKGSIITHEGEIVHSRTREAVQTASAGGLRS is encoded by the coding sequence ATGAAGATCGTCGCTCCACGGGAGACGCGACCGGGAGAGCGCCGGGTGGCGATCGTTCCGGAGTCCTGCAAGAAGCTGGCCCAGGCGGGCTTCGCGGTTTCGATCGAGAGCGGCGCCGGCGATGCGGCCATCTACCCGGACGAGGCCTACCGCGAGGCCGGCGCCACGGTGGAGACGAATCCCGCCGCCCTGCTCGGCTCCGCGGACGTCGTGCTCAAGGTCAATCCCCCCGCCGACACGGCGGACCGGACCGAGATCCAGTGGATGCGGCCGGGGGCGATCCTGCTGGGATCGCTGATGCCCCTGCGCCATCTGGAGGCCGTCCGGGCGCTCGCGGCGCGCCGGATCACCGCCTTCTCGACCGACGCCATCCCGCGCACCACCCGGGCCCAGGCGATGGACACCCTCTCCTCGATGGCCAACATCACGGGGTACAGGGGGGTGCTCCTGGCCGCGGCGGATCTCGGCAAGTACTTCCCGATGTTCATGACGGCCGCCGGAACGGTCTTCCCCGCGCGCGTCTTCGTCATCGGGGCGGCGGTCGCCGGCTTGCAGGCGATCGCCACGGCCAGGCGGCTGGGCGCGAACGTCCTGGCCACCGACGTGCGGCCCGAGGTCAAGGAGCAGATCGAGAGCCTGGGCGCCAAGTACGTGGGGGTCGAGCTGAAGGAGAACGCCTCGGCCGGCGGCGGCTACGCCCGCGAGCTCACCGACGAGGACAAGGCCCGCCAGCGGACCGTGCTCGCCGAGCAGTGCGCCGCCGCCGACGTCGTGATCACCACGGCGCTCATCGGCGGGGTCCTCGCGCCGAAGCTGATCACCGCCGAGATGGTGCGGCGGATGCGGCCCGGCTCGATCCTCGTCGACCTGGCCGCGGACGGCGGAGGCAACTGCGAGCTGTCGCGGCCCGGTGAGACCGTCGTCGAGAACCGCGTCCGGATCCTGGCGCCCTTGAACCTGCCGTCCTCCATGCCCACGCACGCGAGCCTCCTGTTCTCGCGCAACCTGGCCGCCTTCGTCCTGGCGTTCACCCGTGACAAGGCGTTCCATCTGGATCTGGGAGACGACATCCAGAAGGGCTCCATCATCACGCACGAGGGCGAGATCGTCCATTCCAGGACCCGGGAGGCGGTGCAGACCGCCAGCGCCGGCGGCCTGCGGAGCTGA
- a CDS encoding proton-translocating transhydrogenase family protein, with the protein MSGQQIARLAVPLIAAALAVVALAQGPAQTGTAPAAVLASAPLPDASTPSPAEAAAEPSEGARQPLDYWSMLFVFMLATFIGVGVIRRVSRLLHTPLMSITNAISAIAVVGSIIVTGSDHPLYIRVLGAVALFASMTNIVSGFLITDRMLKMFKRDGGRK; encoded by the coding sequence ATGTCCGGACAGCAGATTGCAAGGCTGGCGGTCCCGCTGATCGCCGCGGCCCTGGCCGTCGTGGCCTTGGCGCAGGGGCCTGCGCAAACAGGGACCGCGCCGGCGGCCGTCCTCGCCTCGGCCCCGCTGCCCGACGCCTCCACGCCGTCCCCGGCGGAGGCGGCCGCCGAGCCTTCCGAGGGGGCCCGGCAGCCCCTGGACTACTGGTCCATGCTGTTCGTTTTCATGCTGGCCACGTTCATCGGGGTCGGCGTCATCCGGCGCGTCTCGCGGCTCCTGCACACTCCGCTCATGTCGATCACCAACGCCATCTCGGCGATCGCGGTGGTCGGATCGATCATCGTGACCGGCTCGGATCACCCCCTGTACATTCGTGTCCTCGGGGCGGTCGCGCTGTTCGCCTCCATGACCAACATCGTGAGCGGATTCCTGATCACGGACCGCATGCTCAAGATGTTCAAGCGCGACGGAGGGCGGAAGTGA
- a CDS encoding NAD(P)(+) transhydrogenase (Re/Si-specific) subunit beta, translating to MNALTQLSYLLATALFVLALHWMNDPKSARRGVFAGVIAMLIAMLATWAQPQIIVHHVWIVLAIAAGFLVGWPLSRVPLTAVPQRTALSHAFGGLAAGLVGTAEYFLWLGENQAHLTPFRMTAILAEIILGYLTFTGSLMAAGKLQEIRWVPQRPVTYPLQNVTNIALFLLALGLGVALVLNPAAPWSSAMFLAVIGLALLFGVLLIIPIGGADMPTVISILNSYAGLSAVAMGFVLDNKLLITAGALDGSSGLILSIIMCKAMNRSFANVLFGAFGSVEAAKAGGEQKAYKSETIDGAAQLLEQASLVVIIPGYGMAVAQAQHKVRELYDQLRKRGITVKFAIHPVAGRMPGHMNVLLAEADIPYTDLVEMDEINPDMPQCDVALVVGANDVVNPKARYDKGSPIYGMPIVDADKARTVFAIKRSKNPGFAGIDNELYFADKTFMLFGDAKAVVGELVKQLSGGSGMH from the coding sequence ATCAACGCGCTCACCCAGCTGTCGTATCTCCTGGCGACGGCGCTCTTCGTCCTGGCCCTCCACTGGATGAACGATCCGAAGAGCGCCCGCCGCGGGGTGTTCGCCGGCGTCATCGCCATGCTGATTGCCATGCTCGCCACCTGGGCGCAGCCGCAGATCATCGTGCACCACGTCTGGATCGTCCTGGCCATCGCCGCGGGATTCCTGGTCGGCTGGCCCCTGTCGCGGGTCCCGCTGACCGCGGTGCCGCAGCGGACCGCGCTGTCGCACGCCTTCGGCGGCCTCGCGGCCGGCCTGGTCGGGACGGCGGAGTACTTCCTCTGGCTGGGCGAGAACCAGGCCCACCTGACGCCCTTCCGCATGACCGCGATCCTCGCCGAGATCATCCTCGGCTACCTGACCTTCACCGGCAGCCTCATGGCCGCCGGCAAGCTGCAGGAGATCCGCTGGGTCCCCCAGAGGCCCGTGACCTACCCGTTGCAGAACGTCACGAACATCGCCCTGTTCCTCCTGGCGCTCGGACTCGGCGTGGCTCTCGTCCTGAACCCCGCGGCGCCGTGGTCGTCCGCGATGTTCCTGGCGGTCATCGGCCTGGCGCTCCTGTTCGGCGTGCTGCTGATCATCCCGATCGGCGGAGCCGACATGCCGACGGTCATCTCGATCCTGAACTCCTACGCCGGCCTCTCGGCGGTGGCCATGGGATTCGTGCTCGACAACAAGCTGCTGATCACGGCGGGCGCGCTGGACGGATCGAGCGGCCTGATCCTGTCGATCATCATGTGCAAGGCGATGAACCGCTCTTTCGCCAACGTGCTCTTCGGCGCCTTCGGCTCGGTCGAGGCGGCCAAGGCCGGAGGCGAGCAGAAGGCCTACAAGTCCGAGACGATCGACGGCGCGGCCCAGCTTCTCGAGCAGGCCAGCCTGGTCGTCATCATCCCCGGGTACGGCATGGCCGTGGCCCAGGCGCAGCACAAGGTGCGCGAGCTCTACGACCAGCTCCGGAAGCGCGGGATCACGGTGAAGTTCGCCATCCACCCGGTGGCCGGGCGGATGCCCGGCCACATGAACGTCCTCCTGGCCGAGGCGGACATCCCCTACACGGACCTGGTGGAGATGGACGAGATCAACCCCGACATGCCGCAATGCGACGTCGCCCTGGTGGTCGGGGCCAACGACGTCGTGAATCCCAAGGCGCGCTACGACAAGGGGAGCCCGATCTACGGCATGCCGATCGTCGACGCCGACAAGGCCCGCACCGTGTTCGCCATCAAGCGCAGCAAGAACCCCGGCTTCGCCGGCATCGACAACGAGCTCTACTTCGCCGACAAGACCTTCATGCTGTTCGGCGACGCCAAGGCGGTCGTCGGGGAGTTGGTGAAGCAGCTGTCGGGCGGCTCCGGCATGCACTGA